Proteins from one Sarcophilus harrisii chromosome 2, mSarHar1.11, whole genome shotgun sequence genomic window:
- the SRSF7 gene encoding serine/arginine-rich splicing factor 7 isoform X2: MTHAYGQGGGARVYKFNPGALYPGVARTAEWRLATPRPRLDSCGVPRAPRPDTMSRYGRYGGETKVYVGNLGTGAGKGELERAFSYYGPLRTVWIARNPPGFAFVEFEDPRDAEDAVRGLDGKVICGSRVRVELSTGMPRRSRYDRPPARRPFDPNDRCYECGEKGHYAYDCHRYSRRRRSRSRSRSHSRSRGRRYSRSRSRSRGRRSRSASPRRSRSASLRRSRSASIRSRSGSLKRSRSSRSRSRSRSLSRPRSSRSKSRSPSPKRSRSPSGSPRRSASPERMD, from the exons ATGACGCATGCGTACGGCCAAGGAGGAGGAGCCCGGGTATATAAATTCAACCCCGGAGCACTCTACCCGGGAGTTGCTCGAACCGCCGAGTGGAGGTTGGCGACACCTCGACCCAGGCTAGATTCCTGCGGAGTGCCGCGAGCTCCAAGGCCGGACACCATGTCGCGTTATGGGCGGTATGGAGGAG AGACCAAAGTGTATGTTGGCAACCTGGGAACTGGTGCCGGCAAAGGAGAATTAGAAAGAGCTTTTAGTTACTATGGTCCCTTAAGAACAGTTTGGATTGCCAGAAACCCTCCAGGATTTGCTTTTGTGGAATTCGAAGATCCGAGAGATGCGGAGGATGCAGTTCGAGGACTTGATGGAAA AGTGATTTGTGGCTCTCGGGTAAGAGTTGAATTGTCAACAGGAATGCCCAGAAGATCTAGATATGACAGACCACCTGCACGACGACCATTTGATCCTAATGATAGATGTTATGAGTGTGGGGAGAAAGGTCATTATGCTTATGATTGTCATCGCTACAGTCGCCGAAGGAGAAGCAg GTCACGGTCTCGATCTCACTCAAGGTCCAGAGGAAGGAGATACTCTCGCTCGCGAAGCAGGAGTCGTGGTAGGAG GTCAAGGTCTGCATCTCCTCGAAGGTCAAGATCTGCATCTCTTCGTAGATCTAGGTCTGCTTCAATCCGATCTCGATCTGGTTCTTTAAAAAGATCGAG ATCATCCCGCTCAAGGTCCAGATCCAGGTCTCTTTCAAGGCCAAGAAGCAG CCGATCAAAATCTAGATCACCATCTCCAAAGAGAAG cCGGTCACCTTCTGGAAGTCCTCGTAGGAGTGCAAGTCCTGAAAGAATGgactga
- the SRSF7 gene encoding serine/arginine-rich splicing factor 7 isoform X1, with amino-acid sequence MTHAYGQGGGARVYKFNPGALYPGVARTAEWRLATPRPRLDSCGVPRAPRPDTMSRYGRYGGETKVYVGNLGTGAGKGELERAFSYYGPLRTVWIARNPPGFAFVEFEDPRDAEDAVRGLDGKVICGSRVRVELSTGMPRRSRYDRPPARRPFDPNDRCYECGEKGHYAYDCHRYSRRRRSRSRSRSHSRSRGRRYSRSRSRSRGRRSRSASPRRSRSASLRRSRSASIRSRSGSLKRSRYFQSSRSRSRSRSLSRPRSSRSKSRSPSPKRSRSPSGSPRRSASPERMD; translated from the exons ATGACGCATGCGTACGGCCAAGGAGGAGGAGCCCGGGTATATAAATTCAACCCCGGAGCACTCTACCCGGGAGTTGCTCGAACCGCCGAGTGGAGGTTGGCGACACCTCGACCCAGGCTAGATTCCTGCGGAGTGCCGCGAGCTCCAAGGCCGGACACCATGTCGCGTTATGGGCGGTATGGAGGAG AGACCAAAGTGTATGTTGGCAACCTGGGAACTGGTGCCGGCAAAGGAGAATTAGAAAGAGCTTTTAGTTACTATGGTCCCTTAAGAACAGTTTGGATTGCCAGAAACCCTCCAGGATTTGCTTTTGTGGAATTCGAAGATCCGAGAGATGCGGAGGATGCAGTTCGAGGACTTGATGGAAA AGTGATTTGTGGCTCTCGGGTAAGAGTTGAATTGTCAACAGGAATGCCCAGAAGATCTAGATATGACAGACCACCTGCACGACGACCATTTGATCCTAATGATAGATGTTATGAGTGTGGGGAGAAAGGTCATTATGCTTATGATTGTCATCGCTACAGTCGCCGAAGGAGAAGCAg GTCACGGTCTCGATCTCACTCAAGGTCCAGAGGAAGGAGATACTCTCGCTCGCGAAGCAGGAGTCGTGGTAGGAG GTCAAGGTCTGCATCTCCTCGAAGGTCAAGATCTGCATCTCTTCGTAGATCTAGGTCTGCTTCAATCCGATCTCGATCTGGTTCTTTAAAAAGATCGAGGTATTTCCA ATCATCCCGCTCAAGGTCCAGATCCAGGTCTCTTTCAAGGCCAAGAAGCAG CCGATCAAAATCTAGATCACCATCTCCAAAGAGAAG cCGGTCACCTTCTGGAAGTCCTCGTAGGAGTGCAAGTCCTGAAAGAATGgactga